The Streptococcus oralis Uo5 genome includes a window with the following:
- the purH gene encoding bifunctional phosphoribosylaminoimidazolecarboxamide formyltransferase/IMP cyclohydrolase yields the protein MTKKALISVSDKAGIVEFAQELKKLGWDIISTGGTKVALDSAGVETIAIDDVTGFPEMMDGRVKTLHPNIHGGLLARRDLDSHLEAAKDNQIELIDLVVVNLYPFKETILKPDVTYADAVENIDIGGPSMLRSAAKNHASVTVVVDPADYAVVLDELAATGETTYETRQRLAAKVFRHTAAYDALIAEYFTAQVGESKPEKLTLTYDLKQSMRYGENPQQDADFYQKALPTDYSIASAKQLNGKELSFNNIRDADAAIRIIRDFKDRPTVVALKHMNPCGIGQADDIETAWDYAYESDPVSIFGGIVVLNREVDAATAEKMHGVFLEIIIAPSYTDEALAILTNKKKNLRILELPFDAQDASEVEAEYTGVVGGLLVQNQDVVKESPADWQVVTKRQPTETEATALEFAWKAIKYVKSNGIIVTNDHMTLGVGPGQTNRVASVRIAIEQAKDRLDSAVLASDAFFPFADNVEEIAKAGIKAIIQPGGSVRDQESIEAADKYGLTMVFTGVRHFRH from the coding sequence ATGACGAAAAAAGCCTTAATCAGCGTCTCAGACAAAGCGGGCATTGTTGAATTTGCCCAAGAACTCAAAAAACTCGGTTGGGACATTATCTCGACAGGTGGAACCAAGGTTGCCCTTGATAGTGCTGGAGTGGAGACCATTGCCATCGATGATGTGACTGGTTTTCCAGAAATGATGGACGGTCGTGTCAAGACCCTTCATCCAAATATACACGGCGGACTTTTGGCTCGTCGTGACTTGGATAGCCACTTGGAAGCGGCTAAGGACAATCAGATTGAGTTGATTGATCTTGTTGTGGTCAATCTCTATCCTTTCAAGGAAACCATTCTCAAACCAGATGTGACTTACGCTGATGCAGTCGAAAACATCGACATCGGTGGTCCTTCTATGCTTCGTTCAGCAGCGAAGAACCACGCCAGCGTGACAGTTGTGGTAGACCCAGCGGATTACGCTGTGGTTCTTGACGAATTAGCAGCCACAGGTGAAACGACTTACGAAACTCGCCAACGTTTAGCGGCCAAAGTTTTCCGTCACACAGCAGCTTATGATGCCTTGATTGCAGAGTATTTTACAGCTCAGGTCGGCGAGAGCAAGCCCGAAAAGTTGACCTTGACTTATGACCTCAAACAATCCATGCGCTATGGGGAAAATCCTCAACAGGATGCGGACTTCTACCAAAAAGCCTTGCCGACTGACTACTCTATTGCCTCAGCGAAACAACTAAACGGTAAGGAATTGTCCTTTAACAATATCCGCGATGCGGATGCTGCCATTCGTATTATCCGCGATTTCAAAGACCGTCCAACCGTTGTGGCTCTCAAACACATGAACCCATGTGGTATCGGTCAAGCAGATGACATCGAAACAGCTTGGGACTACGCTTATGAGTCTGACCCAGTGTCTATCTTTGGTGGTATCGTCGTTCTCAACCGTGAGGTAGATGCTGCGACAGCTGAGAAGATGCATGGTGTTTTCCTTGAAATCATCATCGCACCAAGCTATACGGATGAAGCGCTAGCCATTTTGACCAATAAAAAGAAAAACTTGCGTATCCTCGAGTTGCCGTTTGACGCTCAAGATGCTAGCGAAGTAGAAGCAGAATACACTGGTGTGGTCGGTGGACTCCTGGTGCAAAACCAAGACGTGGTCAAAGAAAGCCCAGCTGACTGGCAAGTGGTGACCAAACGTCAGCCAACTGAGACAGAAGCAACTGCTCTTGAGTTCGCTTGGAAGGCTATCAAGTACGTCAAATCCAACGGGATCATCGTGACCAATGACCACATGACACTTGGTGTTGGCCCTGGTCAAACCAACCGTGTGGCTTCCGTACGTATTGCCATTGAACAAGCCAAAGACCGTCTGGACAGTGCTGTTCTTGCTTCCGATGCCTTCTTCCCATTTGCGGATAATGTGGAAGAAATCGCCAAAGCAGGTATCAAGGCCATCATCCAGCCCGGTGGCTCAGTCCGTGACCAAGAGTCTATCGAAGCCGCTGATAAATATGGATTGACCATGGTCTTCACGGGCGTGAGACATTTTAGACATTAA
- the purD gene encoding phosphoribosylamine--glycine ligase — translation MKLLVVGSGGREHAIAKKLLESKDVEKVFVAPGNDGMTLDGLELVNISISEHSKLIDFARSNDISWTFIGPDDALAAGIVDDFNAAGLKAFGPTRAAAELEWSKDFAKEIMVKYDVPTAAYGTFSDFEEAKAYIEEKGAPIVVKADGLALGKGVVVAETVEQAVEAAHEMLLDNKFGDSGARVVIEEFLDGEEFSLFAFVNGDKFYIMPTAQDHKRAYDGDKGPNTGGMGAYAPVPHLPQSVVDTAVETIVKPVLEGMIKEGRPYLGVLYAGLILTADGPKVIEFNARFGDPETQIILPRLTSDFAQNIKDILDSKEPTITWTDEGVTLGVVVASNGYPLDYEKGVELPAKTEGDIITYYAGAKFAENSRALLSKGGRVYMLVTTADTVKEAQDTIYKELDKQNTEGLFYRTDIGSKAIKD, via the coding sequence ATGAAACTGCTTGTTGTCGGTTCGGGTGGTCGTGAACATGCGATTGCTAAGAAGTTGCTTGAGTCAAAAGACGTTGAAAAAGTCTTTGTAGCTCCTGGAAATGACGGAATGACTCTGGATGGCCTGGAATTGGTGAATATCTCTATTTCCGAACATTCTAAGTTGATTGACTTTGCAAGGAGCAACGATATCTCTTGGACCTTCATCGGGCCAGATGATGCCCTTGCTGCTGGGATTGTGGATGATTTCAATGCAGCTGGTCTCAAGGCTTTTGGTCCGACTAGGGCTGCAGCGGAGCTGGAGTGGTCTAAGGACTTTGCTAAGGAAATCATGGTCAAATACGACGTTCCGACGGCAGCCTATGGCACATTTTCAGATTTCGAGGAAGCCAAGGCTTATATCGAGGAGAAAGGCGCTCCTATCGTCGTCAAGGCAGATGGTTTAGCGCTTGGTAAGGGTGTCGTCGTTGCTGAGACAGTCGAGCAAGCTGTCGAAGCCGCTCATGAGATGCTCTTGGACAATAAATTTGGTGACTCAGGTGCGCGTGTGGTCATCGAGGAATTCCTTGACGGAGAAGAGTTCTCTCTCTTTGCCTTTGTCAATGGGGACAAGTTCTACATCATGCCAACGGCTCAGGACCATAAACGTGCCTATGACGGCGACAAGGGCCCTAACACGGGTGGTATGGGAGCTTATGCGCCAGTTCCTCACTTGCCACAGAGCGTGGTTGATACGGCGGTTGAGACTATTGTCAAGCCAGTTCTTGAAGGGATGATTAAAGAAGGTCGTCCGTATCTTGGTGTCCTTTACGCGGGGCTTATCTTGACAGCTGATGGACCTAAGGTCATCGAGTTCAACGCTCGATTTGGAGATCCCGAAACTCAGATTATCTTGCCTCGTTTGACATCTGACTTTGCGCAAAATATCAAGGATATTCTCGATAGCAAGGAGCCAACCATTACCTGGACAGACGAGGGTGTGACGCTGGGTGTGGTTGTCGCATCAAACGGTTACCCGCTTGACTATGAAAAAGGTGTTGAATTGCCAGCTAAGACAGAGGGTGATATCATCACCTACTATGCAGGGGCTAAGTTTGCGGAAAATAGCAGAGCACTGCTATCAAAAGGTGGACGTGTCTATATGCTCGTCACCACAGCAGACACCGTCAAAGAAGCCCAAGACACCATCTACAAGGAACTTGACAAACAAAATACAGAAGGCCTCTTTTACCGAACAGATATCGGAAGCAAGGCCATAAAAGATTAA
- the purE gene encoding 5-(carboxyamino)imidazole ribonucleotide mutase — protein MKPVISIIMGSKSDWATMQKTAEVLDRFGVVYEKKVVSAHRTPDLMFRHAEEARSRGIKVIIAGAGGAAHLPGMVAAKTTLPVIGVPVKSRALSGVDSLYSIVQMPGGVPVATMAIGEAGATNAALFALRLLSVEDQAIATALADFAEEQGKIAEESTNELI, from the coding sequence ATGAAACCAGTAATTTCCATCATCATGGGCTCAAAATCCGACTGGGCAACCATGCAAAAAACCGCAGAAGTCCTAGACCGCTTCGGTGTAGTCTACGAAAAAAAAGTTGTCTCTGCCCACCGTACACCAGACCTCATGTTTAGACATGCGGAGGAAGCACGTAGTCGCGGTATCAAGGTCATCATCGCTGGTGCGGGTGGCGCAGCCCATTTGCCAGGTATGGTAGCTGCTAAAACAACCCTTCCAGTCATTGGTGTGCCCGTCAAATCTCGTGCTCTTAGTGGCGTGGACTCGCTCTACTCTATCGTACAGATGCCGGGTGGTGTGCCTGTAGCGACAATGGCTATCGGTGAAGCAGGGGCGACCAACGCAGCCCTCTTTGCCCTCCGTCTCCTGTCAGTAGAGGATCAGGCTATCGCGACAGCATTGGCAGATTTCGCAGAAGAGCAAGGAAAAATCGCAGAGGAGTCTACAAATGAGCTCATCTAA
- the purK gene encoding 5-(carboxyamino)imidazole ribonucleotide synthase yields MSSSKTIGIIGGGQLGQMMAISAIYMGHKVIALDPAADCPASRVAEIIVAPYNDVDALRQLAERCDVLTYEFENVDADGLDAVIKGGQLPQGTDLLRISQNRIFEKDFLSNKAQVTVAPYKVVTSSHDLTDIDLSKNYVLKTATGGYDGHGQKVIRSAEDLVEAYALADSADCVLEEFVNFDLEISVIVSGNGKDVTVFPVQENIHRNNILSKTIVPARISDSLADKAKAMAVRIAEQLNLSGTLCVEMFATADDIIVNEIAPRPHNSGHYSIEACDFSQFDTHILGVLGASLPEIKLHAPAVMLNVLGQHVEVAEKYVTENPSVHLHLYGKIEAKQNRKMGHVTLFSDAPDEVEEFGKGIEF; encoded by the coding sequence ATGAGCTCATCTAAAACAATCGGAATTATCGGTGGCGGTCAGCTTGGTCAGATGATGGCCATTTCTGCTATCTACATGGGGCACAAGGTTATCGCGCTGGATCCTGCGGCGGATTGCCCAGCCTCTCGCGTGGCGGAGATCATCGTGGCTCCTTATAACGATGTGGATGCCCTCCGTCAGTTGGCTGAGCGTTGCGATGTCCTCACCTATGAGTTTGAAAATGTAGACGCTGACGGTTTGGATGCCGTTATCAAGGGTGGACAACTCCCACAAGGGACAGACCTGCTCCGTATTTCTCAAAATCGTATCTTTGAAAAGGACTTTCTCTCAAACAAGGCTCAAGTAACGGTAGCACCTTACAAGGTTGTGACTTCTAGCCATGACTTGACAGATATTGACCTGTCGAAAAACTATGTCCTCAAGACGGCGACCGGTGGCTACGATGGTCATGGACAAAAGGTCATTCGCTCAGCAGAAGATTTAGTAGAAGCCTATGCGCTAGCTGACTCAGCAGACTGCGTTTTGGAAGAATTTGTCAACTTCGACCTTGAAATTTCTGTCATCGTGTCCGGAAATGGCAAGGATGTGACGGTTTTCCCAGTTCAGGAAAATATCCACCGCAACAACATCCTGTCTAAGACCATCGTCCCTGCTCGCATTTCAGATAGTCTAGCAGATAAAGCCAAAGCCATGGCGGTGCGAATTGCAGAACAACTAAACCTTTCTGGAACTCTTTGCGTGGAAATGTTTGCGACAGCTGATGATATTATTGTCAACGAAATTGCCCCCCGCCCACACAACTCAGGGCATTACTCCATCGAAGCCTGCGACTTCTCCCAGTTTGATACCCACATTTTAGGTGTTCTGGGAGCATCATTGCCAGAAATTAAATTACATGCACCTGCCGTCATGCTTAATGTCCTCGGCCAACACGTCGAGGTCGCTGAAAAATATGTCACAGAAAATCCAAGCGTCCACCTCCACCTGTATGGTAAAATAGAAGCGAAGCAAAATCGTAAAATGGGTCATGTGACTTTGTTTAGTGATGCGCCGGATGAGGTTGAGGAGTTTGGGAAAGGGATTGAATTTTAG